One genomic window of Nicotiana sylvestris chromosome 10, ASM39365v2, whole genome shotgun sequence includes the following:
- the LOC104230338 gene encoding protein EXPORTIN 1A-like isoform X2, with product MAAEKLRDLSQPIDVALLDATVAAFYGTGSKEERAAADHILRDLQNIPDMWLQVVHILSSTQSLNTKFFALQVLEGVIKYRWNALPVEQRDGMKNYISEVIVKLSSDEASLRREKLYVSKLNITLVQILKHEWPARWRSFVPDLVAAAKTSETICENCMAILKLLSEEVFDFSRGEMTQQKIKELKQSLNSEFQLIHELCMYVLSASQRTELIRATLATLHAFLSWIPVGYIFESPLLETLLKFFPMPAYRNPTLQCLTEVAVLNFGDFYNVQYVKMYNIFMVQLQTILPPNTNIPEAYANGSNEEQAFIQNLALFFTSFFKSHIRVLETSQENVNALLLGLEYLINISYVDDTEVFKVCLDYWNSLVLELFEAHHNLDKSAMTASLMGLQMPMLPGMDDGLGAQLMQRRQLYAGPMSKLRLLMISRMAKPEEVLIVEDENGNIVRETMKDNDVLVQYKIMRETLIYLSHLDHEDTEKQMLKKLSKQLNGEDWSWNNLNTLCWAIGSISGSMMDEQENRFLVMVIRDLLNLCEITKGKDNKAVIASNIMYVVGQYPRFLRAHWKFLKTVVNKLFEFMHESHPGVQDMACDTFLKIVQKCKRKFVIVQVGENEPFVSELLTTLPTTIVDLAPHQIHTFYESVGQMIQAESDPQKRDEYLQRLMDLPNQKWAEIIGQARQSVDYLKDQDVIRAVLNILQTNTSAASSLGTYFLPQITLIFLDMLNVYRMYSELISTSIAQGGPYASRTSIVKLLRSVKRETLKLVETFLDKAEDQPHIGKQFVPPMMDPVLGDYTRNVPDARESEVLSLFATIINKYKGAMIEDVPRIFEAVFQCTLEMITKNFEDYPEHRLKFFSLLQAIATHCFPALIRLSSEQVKLVMDSIVWAFRHTERNIAETGLNLLLEMLKNFQVSEFANQFYRTYYLTIEQEIFAVLTDTFHKPGFKLHVLVLQHLFCLVESGRLTEPLWDASTVPFPYPNNATFVREYTIKLLSSSFPNMTSAEVTQFVSGLFESTNDLPTFKNHIRDFLVQSKEFSAQDNKDLYAEEVAAQRETERQRMLSIPGLIAPNEIQDEMVDS from the exons ATGGCGGCGGAGAAGCTTAGGGATTTGAGCCAGCCTATTGATGTTGCCTTGCTTGATGCCACTGTTGCCGCTTTCTATGGAACTGGATCTAAGGAAGAG AGAGCTGCAGCAGACCATATTTTGCGGGACTTGCAAAATATCCCAGATATGTGGCTTCAAGTGGTTCACATTTTGTCGAGCACGCAAAGCCTGAACACCAAGTTTTTTGCTTTGCAG GTTCTAGAAGGTGTTATAAAGTATAGATGGAATGCATTACCTGTTGAACAAAGAGATGGGATGAAAAATTACATTTCTGAAGTTATTGTAAAG CTTTCTAGTGATGAAGCATCACTTAGGCGGGAAAAGCTATATGTTAGCAAGCTAAATATAACTTTGGTTCAG ATTTTGAAGCATGAGTGGCCAGCCAGATGGCGAAGCTTTGTTCCAGATTTAGTTGCAGCCGCAAAGACAAGTGAGACTATATGTGAAAATTGCATGGCCATATTGAAG CTTCTTAGTGAGGAGGTATTTGATTTCTCGAGGGGCGAAATGACTCAACAGAAAATTAAAGAGCTTAAACAATCTTTGAATAG CGAGTTTCAACTCATCCATGAGTTATGCATGTATGTGCTATCAGCATCCCAAAGAACCGAGCTTATCAGGGCTACTCTTGCAACATTGCATGCTTTCCTTTCATGGATTCCTGTGGGCTATATATTTGAATCACCATTG CTGGAAACACTGCTTAAATTTTTCCCTATGCCAGCTTATCGGAATCCCACTCTTCAGTGCTTAACAGAG GTTGCTGTCCTcaattttggggatttttataACGTCCAGTATGTCAAAATGTACAATATATTCATGGTGCAGTTGCAG ACTATTCTTCCTCCCAATACGAATATTCCTGAGGCATATGCAAATGGAAGCAATGAAGAGCAG GCATTTATTCAGAATTTGGCGCTGTTTTTCACATCATTCTTTAAG TCTCACATACGGGTGCTAGAAACGTCACAAGAAAATGTAAATGCCCTCCTACTGGGGCTTGAGTATCTAATTAACATCTCATATGTGGATGACACTGAGGTTTTCAAG GTTTGCTTGGATTACTGGAATTCCTTggttcttgaattatttgaagcACATCATAATCTAGACAAATCTGCTATGACTGCAAGTTTGATGGGGCTTCAG ATGCCCATGCTTCCTGGTATGGATGATGGACTTGGTGCACAACTTATGCAGAGGAGACAACTTTATGCTGGTCCAATGTCTAAGTTGAGATTACTTATGATCTCTCGGATGGCAAAACCTGAAGAAGTTCTCATTGTTGAAGATGAAAATGGGAACATTGTCCGTGAAACAATGAAGGACAATGATGTCCTTGTGCAATACAAG ATCATGAGGGAAACATTGATCTATTTGTCACATCTTGATCACGAAGATACCGAAAAGCAG ATGTTGAAGAAACTTAGCAAACAACTCAATGGTGAGGACTGGTCATGGAACAATTTAAATACATTGTGCTGGGCAATAGGATCCATATCTGGGTCTATGATGGATGAGCAG GAGAACAGGTTTCTTGTGATGGTGATACGTGATTTGCTAAATCTCTGTGAAATCACCAAAGGAAAAGACAACAAAGCTGTAATTGCTAGTAATATAAT GTATGTTGTTGGGCAATATCCAAGATTTTTGAGGGCTCACTGGAAGTTTTTGAAGACGGTTGTGAACAAACTGTTTGAATTCATGCATGAATCACATCCTGGAGTGCAG GATATGGCATGTGATACATTTTTGAAAATAGTCCAGAAGTGCAAGCGcaaatttgttattgttcag GTTGGAGAAAATGAGCCATTTGTTTCTGAACTCTTAACTACTCTTCCGACAACAATTGTAGATTTGGCGCCTCATCAGATTCATACCTTTTACGAATCC GTTGGTCAGATGATTCAAGCAGAATCAGATCCCCAAAAAAGAGATGAGTATTTGCAGAGGTTAATGGATCTTCCGAATCAG AAATGGGCCGAAATTATAGGACAGGCGCGGCAAAGTGTTGATTACCTGAAAGATCAAGATGTTATTAGGGCAGTGTTAAATATATTGCAG ACAAATACCAGTGCTGCTAGCTCCCTTGGGACATATTTCTTGCCTCAAATTACTCTCATATTTCTGGACATGCTCAATGTTTACAG AATGTACAGCGAGCTGATATCAACAAGCATTGCACAAGGAGGGCCCTATGCGTCTAGGACATCCATTGTGAAACTTTTGCG CTCAGTAAAGAGGGAAACGTTAAAGCTTGTGGAGACATTTCTGGACAAGGCTGAAGATCAACCACATATTGGAAAGCAATTTGTGCCGCCCATGATGGATCCAGTTTTAGGTGACTACACGAGAAATGTTCCTGATGCCAGGGAATCTGAAGTTCTCTCTCTTTTTGCTACAATTATAAACAA GTACAAGGGTGCTATGATAGAGGATGTGCCTCGGATATTTGAAGCTGTATTCCAGTGTACTCTGGAG ATGATCACGAAGAACTTTGAGGATTATCCAGAACATCGGCTCAAGTTCTTTTCGTTACTTCAGGCAATTGCTACACATTGTTTTCCTGCTTTAATACGACTATCAAGTGAG CAAGTAAAGCTTGTTATGGACTCTATTGTATGGGCCTTCCGGCACACTGAGAGGAACATTGCTGAAACTGGGCTTAACCTTTTATTGGAGATGCTCAAGAATTTTCAG GTATCCGAGTTCGCTAACCAGTTTTACAGGACTTACTATTTGACAATTGAGCAAGAGATTTTCGCTGTGCTGACGGACACATTTCATAAACCTGGGTTTAAACTGCATGTATTGGTGCTACAGCATTTATTTTGCCTG GTTGAGTCTGGCAGGTTGACTGAGCCTCTATGGGATGCATCAACAGTGCCTTTTCCTTATCCAAATAATGCGACATTTGTCCGTGAATACACCATTAAACTTCTTAGCTCATCATTTCCGAACATGACATCGGCCGAG GTTACCCAATTTGTGAGTGGGCTATTTGAATCAACGAATGACCTGCCCACATTCAAGAATCACATAAGAGATTTCCTTGTTCAGTCCAAAGAATTCTCTGCTCAG GACAACAAGGACCTTTATGCTGAGGAAGTTGCTGCACAGAGAGAGACGGAGAGACAAAGGATGCTTTCCATTCCAGGGCTTATCGCACCGAATGAGATACAAGACGAAATGGTGGATTCATGA
- the LOC104230338 gene encoding protein EXPORTIN 1A-like isoform X1 yields MAAEKLRDLSQPIDVALLDATVAAFYGTGSKEERAAADHILRDLQNIPDMWLQVVHILSSTQSLNTKFFALQVLEGVIKYRWNALPVEQRDGMKNYISEVIVKLSSDEASLRREKLYVSKLNITLVQILKHEWPARWRSFVPDLVAAAKTSETICENCMAILKLLSEEVFDFSRGEMTQQKIKELKQSLNSEFQLIHELCMYVLSASQRTELIRATLATLHAFLSWIPVGYIFESPLLETLLKFFPMPAYRNPTLQCLTEVAVLNFGDFYNVQYVKMYNIFMVQLQQRRQLHFIPKLVGVNIDSEFPMTSKSLDKLNTPSNTKHNTILPPNTNIPEAYANGSNEEQAFIQNLALFFTSFFKSHIRVLETSQENVNALLLGLEYLINISYVDDTEVFKVCLDYWNSLVLELFEAHHNLDKSAMTASLMGLQMPMLPGMDDGLGAQLMQRRQLYAGPMSKLRLLMISRMAKPEEVLIVEDENGNIVRETMKDNDVLVQYKIMRETLIYLSHLDHEDTEKQMLKKLSKQLNGEDWSWNNLNTLCWAIGSISGSMMDEQENRFLVMVIRDLLNLCEITKGKDNKAVIASNIMYVVGQYPRFLRAHWKFLKTVVNKLFEFMHESHPGVQDMACDTFLKIVQKCKRKFVIVQVGENEPFVSELLTTLPTTIVDLAPHQIHTFYESVGQMIQAESDPQKRDEYLQRLMDLPNQKWAEIIGQARQSVDYLKDQDVIRAVLNILQTNTSAASSLGTYFLPQITLIFLDMLNVYRMYSELISTSIAQGGPYASRTSIVKLLRSVKRETLKLVETFLDKAEDQPHIGKQFVPPMMDPVLGDYTRNVPDARESEVLSLFATIINKYKGAMIEDVPRIFEAVFQCTLEMITKNFEDYPEHRLKFFSLLQAIATHCFPALIRLSSEQVKLVMDSIVWAFRHTERNIAETGLNLLLEMLKNFQVSEFANQFYRTYYLTIEQEIFAVLTDTFHKPGFKLHVLVLQHLFCLVESGRLTEPLWDASTVPFPYPNNATFVREYTIKLLSSSFPNMTSAEVTQFVSGLFESTNDLPTFKNHIRDFLVQSKEFSAQDNKDLYAEEVAAQRETERQRMLSIPGLIAPNEIQDEMVDS; encoded by the exons ATGGCGGCGGAGAAGCTTAGGGATTTGAGCCAGCCTATTGATGTTGCCTTGCTTGATGCCACTGTTGCCGCTTTCTATGGAACTGGATCTAAGGAAGAG AGAGCTGCAGCAGACCATATTTTGCGGGACTTGCAAAATATCCCAGATATGTGGCTTCAAGTGGTTCACATTTTGTCGAGCACGCAAAGCCTGAACACCAAGTTTTTTGCTTTGCAG GTTCTAGAAGGTGTTATAAAGTATAGATGGAATGCATTACCTGTTGAACAAAGAGATGGGATGAAAAATTACATTTCTGAAGTTATTGTAAAG CTTTCTAGTGATGAAGCATCACTTAGGCGGGAAAAGCTATATGTTAGCAAGCTAAATATAACTTTGGTTCAG ATTTTGAAGCATGAGTGGCCAGCCAGATGGCGAAGCTTTGTTCCAGATTTAGTTGCAGCCGCAAAGACAAGTGAGACTATATGTGAAAATTGCATGGCCATATTGAAG CTTCTTAGTGAGGAGGTATTTGATTTCTCGAGGGGCGAAATGACTCAACAGAAAATTAAAGAGCTTAAACAATCTTTGAATAG CGAGTTTCAACTCATCCATGAGTTATGCATGTATGTGCTATCAGCATCCCAAAGAACCGAGCTTATCAGGGCTACTCTTGCAACATTGCATGCTTTCCTTTCATGGATTCCTGTGGGCTATATATTTGAATCACCATTG CTGGAAACACTGCTTAAATTTTTCCCTATGCCAGCTTATCGGAATCCCACTCTTCAGTGCTTAACAGAG GTTGCTGTCCTcaattttggggatttttataACGTCCAGTATGTCAAAATGTACAATATATTCATGGTGCAGTTGCAG CAACGCCGACAACTGCATTTCATTCCCAAGCTTGTCGGCGTCAACAT AGACTCTGAATTTCCTATGACATCCAAATCATTGGACAAACTAAATACTCCTAGCAACACTAAGCATAAT ACTATTCTTCCTCCCAATACGAATATTCCTGAGGCATATGCAAATGGAAGCAATGAAGAGCAG GCATTTATTCAGAATTTGGCGCTGTTTTTCACATCATTCTTTAAG TCTCACATACGGGTGCTAGAAACGTCACAAGAAAATGTAAATGCCCTCCTACTGGGGCTTGAGTATCTAATTAACATCTCATATGTGGATGACACTGAGGTTTTCAAG GTTTGCTTGGATTACTGGAATTCCTTggttcttgaattatttgaagcACATCATAATCTAGACAAATCTGCTATGACTGCAAGTTTGATGGGGCTTCAG ATGCCCATGCTTCCTGGTATGGATGATGGACTTGGTGCACAACTTATGCAGAGGAGACAACTTTATGCTGGTCCAATGTCTAAGTTGAGATTACTTATGATCTCTCGGATGGCAAAACCTGAAGAAGTTCTCATTGTTGAAGATGAAAATGGGAACATTGTCCGTGAAACAATGAAGGACAATGATGTCCTTGTGCAATACAAG ATCATGAGGGAAACATTGATCTATTTGTCACATCTTGATCACGAAGATACCGAAAAGCAG ATGTTGAAGAAACTTAGCAAACAACTCAATGGTGAGGACTGGTCATGGAACAATTTAAATACATTGTGCTGGGCAATAGGATCCATATCTGGGTCTATGATGGATGAGCAG GAGAACAGGTTTCTTGTGATGGTGATACGTGATTTGCTAAATCTCTGTGAAATCACCAAAGGAAAAGACAACAAAGCTGTAATTGCTAGTAATATAAT GTATGTTGTTGGGCAATATCCAAGATTTTTGAGGGCTCACTGGAAGTTTTTGAAGACGGTTGTGAACAAACTGTTTGAATTCATGCATGAATCACATCCTGGAGTGCAG GATATGGCATGTGATACATTTTTGAAAATAGTCCAGAAGTGCAAGCGcaaatttgttattgttcag GTTGGAGAAAATGAGCCATTTGTTTCTGAACTCTTAACTACTCTTCCGACAACAATTGTAGATTTGGCGCCTCATCAGATTCATACCTTTTACGAATCC GTTGGTCAGATGATTCAAGCAGAATCAGATCCCCAAAAAAGAGATGAGTATTTGCAGAGGTTAATGGATCTTCCGAATCAG AAATGGGCCGAAATTATAGGACAGGCGCGGCAAAGTGTTGATTACCTGAAAGATCAAGATGTTATTAGGGCAGTGTTAAATATATTGCAG ACAAATACCAGTGCTGCTAGCTCCCTTGGGACATATTTCTTGCCTCAAATTACTCTCATATTTCTGGACATGCTCAATGTTTACAG AATGTACAGCGAGCTGATATCAACAAGCATTGCACAAGGAGGGCCCTATGCGTCTAGGACATCCATTGTGAAACTTTTGCG CTCAGTAAAGAGGGAAACGTTAAAGCTTGTGGAGACATTTCTGGACAAGGCTGAAGATCAACCACATATTGGAAAGCAATTTGTGCCGCCCATGATGGATCCAGTTTTAGGTGACTACACGAGAAATGTTCCTGATGCCAGGGAATCTGAAGTTCTCTCTCTTTTTGCTACAATTATAAACAA GTACAAGGGTGCTATGATAGAGGATGTGCCTCGGATATTTGAAGCTGTATTCCAGTGTACTCTGGAG ATGATCACGAAGAACTTTGAGGATTATCCAGAACATCGGCTCAAGTTCTTTTCGTTACTTCAGGCAATTGCTACACATTGTTTTCCTGCTTTAATACGACTATCAAGTGAG CAAGTAAAGCTTGTTATGGACTCTATTGTATGGGCCTTCCGGCACACTGAGAGGAACATTGCTGAAACTGGGCTTAACCTTTTATTGGAGATGCTCAAGAATTTTCAG GTATCCGAGTTCGCTAACCAGTTTTACAGGACTTACTATTTGACAATTGAGCAAGAGATTTTCGCTGTGCTGACGGACACATTTCATAAACCTGGGTTTAAACTGCATGTATTGGTGCTACAGCATTTATTTTGCCTG GTTGAGTCTGGCAGGTTGACTGAGCCTCTATGGGATGCATCAACAGTGCCTTTTCCTTATCCAAATAATGCGACATTTGTCCGTGAATACACCATTAAACTTCTTAGCTCATCATTTCCGAACATGACATCGGCCGAG GTTACCCAATTTGTGAGTGGGCTATTTGAATCAACGAATGACCTGCCCACATTCAAGAATCACATAAGAGATTTCCTTGTTCAGTCCAAAGAATTCTCTGCTCAG GACAACAAGGACCTTTATGCTGAGGAAGTTGCTGCACAGAGAGAGACGGAGAGACAAAGGATGCTTTCCATTCCAGGGCTTATCGCACCGAATGAGATACAAGACGAAATGGTGGATTCATGA